TCTCCTGAAAGAATCGTTCAAAAAATAGAAACCTGTCTTGGTTTGGGAATTGATACCTTTGACCATGCAGACATATATGGAAACTTTGAAAATGAAGAACTATTCGGACGGGCATTGGCCAAGTTACCTTCTTTAAAATCAAAAATCAAAATCATAACGAAGTGTGGGATCCAAATTCCGGGAACCAAGTTCTCCACAAAACATTACAATACATCCAAAGAACATATTCGTTATTCCGTGGAACGTTCGTTACGTAAATTACAGGTGGATCATTTGGATGTGGTTCTCATCCATAGGCCAGATCCACTGATGGATCCTTATGAGTTGGCGGAAATCTTTGAAGTTCTGACAAGAGAAGGTAAGGTAAACCACTTTGGAGTTTCTAATTTTACAATTTCTCAAGTTTCGATGTTGCAGTCGGTTTACAAGAAACCAGTTTTTACAAACCAAGTGGAGTTTCATCCCTTCCACACAGAACCTTTGTTTGATGGAACTTTTGACCAAGCGATAGAACATAAAAACCATCCTATGATTTGGTCACCTACGGGAGGAGGTCGGATCTTCTCACCCAAGTCGGAAAGAGAAGTGGCCACGGTTTCCAAACTAAAAGAAATTGCTAACGGATACGGGTGTAGTATCGACCAAGTTCTTTACTCTTGGTTTCTAAACCATCCGGCAGGACTTGTTCCCATTTTGGGAACCAATGATCCAGGACGCATCCAGTCGGCGGCCGAATGTTTTTCCTTTCCTCTCAATCGAGTGGAGTGGTTTTCTATTTTAGAAGCAGCACGAGGGAAAGAAGTAGCTTGATGGATGGGCATTTAATTGAGCCTCTCAAATGACAAAATTTTCTTTGTAAGAGATTGCACGAATTGGAAAAGATATTAATCGTTATATTGAATAAAAATCCCATATAACGGATTTTGATTCTCGTCGGTACCGGGAGCCTTGGTGGGATGGACGGGAGAGGTCGTTTGTTATGCTTTCTGAATTGGCTCCCAACCTTTATTTTTCCGGAATTTCTCTGACTCGGGATTTAGCCGACGATTTACATTCATTTCATTCTGTGGAACCTACCGAAGAGGTTTGGGAAAAAACTGTGGAGACCATCGCAAGAATTCCTGAGATCATTGCGACTTGGATTTTGGAATATCTTCCAGAATCGCAAAACTTTCATTTGTTGGCACTTCATAATCGTGTTCCATTTCAAATTCCTAAAACGGTTTCTAAATATTCGCTTCCTTGTCACCATGTAGTTGATTCCAATATGATTTTTGAAATGAGTTTGGTTGGTGAGGAAACTTACTTTCATTCTCTCAGTGAAATCATTCCGGACAAATCCTCCGCAATGTATTTAGGATATCCGATTCGATCTGATATAGGGACTGTCATCGGAGTGATTGGAATGATAGTGGAAGATAAGTTTAAACATAAATTCAAAAACTTAAAACTCATCGATGTGATTGCAGACCAACTTAGCCAAGAATTGATTCGATTCAAAAATGAAAATCTAATCGCAGAAACTTTAAACACAGCTTCGTTTGTGAAACATTCTCTCGCAGAATTGTTCCGACTTCTTTCTACAAAGTCGACGGACCTCACTATAACTTGCCGAAATTATTTACAAACAGGAACTAAACTTTTTGGTTTACCCTTAGGACTAATTGCCTCCAAAGTTGGCGAAAACTGGGAATATAGTCTTGTCGAAGGGAATGTACATGTGATTTTTGAGGGACAAAGATTTTCGAAAGAAGAATCCAAATTCTCACACCAGAATTTATCTGGTTCTGCTTATCTGATAAACGAAATTTCCGCAGCTACCACGGATCGTGTGAGAGATCATTTACTAGATTTAGGGGTATCTTGCCTTATGGAATTTCCTCTTAAAGTTCATAACCAAACCATAGGTGTTTTAGGTTTTTATGGATTGAAAAATCAAAAAATAGAATCTATCGAATTGTTCCAAAGAGTTTTTGAACTGATGGGGATTGGCCTTGCCAATACGATCGAAAAACATAATATTGATTTGTTGTCAAAAATTGTATTTTTGGAAAAGGAATCTTCCACTCTTTAGATTTGAATCCAAGTCATTTCATTTTTGTTTTGATAAAAACTATCTCAACAAAACTTTGTGATTGTGTGATTGTTAAACTTTACTCAGACGAAGAATTCCTTCTTCTTCTGAATTTAGAAAAAAAACATCTTTCCCTGAGTTCATTTCGTAGATAAAATCATTTAGACTTTTGCTGGAATAAATAGAAAAATCGCCGATGATTGCTAGTTTCATCCGGTAGTTGATTATTTTTTGTAATATGATTCCAGCAAGTCCCGTTTTTAAATCAAAGAAGTCTTCCGCAAAATGAGATAGTTTCAATATAAAACGATCACATCCAGAATCGTATTGAATTGTTGCAAACAAATCCAGAGCAGAGGATCCGTCTGTGATCAGAGTTTCGTTTGAGTCGACTACTGCGATATCTATATTATTTTTGTTAATTTTACGAACATTCATTGGTGATTCTGTCAGTTTCATTTTAAAACTATAGTGGCATTCTTCCTTAAGTTTCTCTTTAGACAGGTTGGGATCTGCATTCTCATGGAAATTCTTGGAAGGAAACGGAAGAAAACAAATCCCAAATCTATCCGTTAAAACAAACTACCAAAATTTCTCCAAAAATTGGATTGACATTCCCATGTTATATATCTAAGTGATTATATAACCAATTAGTTATGCAAACTCTCGATGCCACATTCTCAGCCCTTGCAGACCCCACTCGAAGGGCGATTCTAATGCGCCTTGCAAAAGGTGACTTAACCGTTATGGAGTTGGCCAAACCTTTCAACATGAGCCAACCCGCCGTTTCTAAACACTTGAAAGTATTGGAAGAAGCAGGACTTGTTTCCACAACGATTCGTGCACAAGAAAGACCTCGTCGATTGGAAACAGCCCCACTCAAAACCGCCATCGACTGGATCGAAAAATACCGTCAGATGTGGGAAACACGTTATCGGGTATTAGATGGACTACTTATAGAATTACAAAGCATACAAACCAAAGGAGACAAAAAAAATGGACACAAATAAAAATGAAGTGAAGATGAAACTTCGAGGCGAAACAGAAGTTGTGTTTACCCGTTACTTCGCTGCACCAAGGGAATTGGTTTTCGATTGTCATACCAAACCTGAGTTAATGAAAAGATGGCTGATTGGTCCTGAAGGTATGGTCCTTGATACTTGCGAACAAGATCTAAAAGTAGGTGGCAAATACCTCTATCTCTATGCAGACCAAAAAGGAAACAAATCCGGTGTATATGGAACATTTCGGGAAGTGATTGTTCCTGAAAAATTAGCCAATACCGAAAATTACATTTTTGACTTGTCGGCATTTGATCCAAATGCCCCCGAAGATCCGAACGCTACTTTCGAATCACGTACTTTTACTACGGAAGGTAATAGGACACTCATGACACATGTTTGTAAATATGCTTCACCTGAAGTGTGTAAGATGATGGTGGAATCTGGCGCAGCCGATGGAATGGCAGAGTGTTATTTGGAGTTGGATAAGTTGTTAACTCAGATCAACTAAAAATCACTACAACAAATGAACTTTTTCGTTGGAACTTTGGTTCGAATTTAAGTTAAAATAGAATTTGAACCTTTATCTTTCTACTCATAAAATTATTTCTTAAGTACGCATACTTTTTAGCTTGGAACTTGTCTAAGACTTGGTTGGAATAGAGTATTAAAGTATGAAAAATTCTGAAAAAATTTTAGATCTTCTTGGTTTGGAAACTTTGCCAACGACACTTGTCGCTTTTTTTGATAGTTCAGAACCAAGCGATTTTTTTAGGATTAACTTGAAAAACTTATCAGAAGTAACAGGTGTCCCATTCCAAGATTTACTCACTATTTTTTTGAAACTTGTTGATCTGGGTATATTTAATTTGTCATGGGAATACCATTGTACACATTGTAACGGGATTCCTGGCTTTAAACATAATTTTAGCGAATTAAAATCAGAAGGGGAATGTGCCCTTTGTGAAGTATCTTTTCGCAATACCCTCGACAAAAACATTGAAGTGACTTTTACTGCTCACGCTTCCTTTATCGAAATACCTGAAGTCGTTTTTTCAGAAGCCAAAGAAAGTATGATGGCAGCAGTTCGTGAAAAACGATTAAAAATGCCTGACCAATTTGTTTCAGGACTCGAATGTTTGAATAATGAAACTTTTCGGGAACTTTTTGGTGAACAAGTACTTTCTGTCCAAGAAAGCCTAGCCGTCGAAACGGTATCCTTTCTTTTCACAGATATCAAAGGATCGACACAAATGTATTCAGATTTGGGAGATGCTAAGTCTTATGATATCGTAAGGGAGCACTTCAAAATTTTGTTCGCAGCGATTGCGCGTAATAACGGAATCGTTGTGAAAACCATTGGTGATGCTGTTATGGGTAGTTTCTTAAAACCAATCGATTCACTCAATGCTGCCTTAGAAGCACATCGTGAATTTGCATCTAAACAATTAAGCCAAGTTGGATATTTAAAAATTAAAATGGGAATCCACTCGGGAAGTGCGATTGTTGTGAACCTCAATCGATCTGTCGATTACTTTGGTAATTCAGTAAATTTGGCGGCAAGAGTACAGGGATCGGTAGAAGACCACGAAATTAGTTTTACGAAACGTATCTTAGAAGACAACTCTGTACATTCTTTTTTGAAATCAAAACGCGCGCATCTTAGGCGGCGTTCGGAAAATTTCAAAGGAATCAATGGAGCAGTAGATGTTTACACACTTTCGGCTGACACCATTGTTTCTTGGACAACGTAGACCTACCAACCAATCTCTTTTTTATCGCGAAAAAATTTCCCCGTAGGTCCATTGTCTGGTAGAGTGGCAGCCCAAACAATGGTCTCTGCACCTTGTTCCACTGGCCTTGTGGCATTGGCACCACCCATATCCGTTTTCACCCAACCAGGACATACCGAATTAATTTTAATATTTTTCCCAACTCCCTCGGCACTTGCGACATTGGTGAGGGCATTGATGGCAGTTTTAGAAATGCGGTAGGCTGGATACCCGCCACCCATATCAGAGAGTTGTCCCATACCAGAACTAACATTCACAATACGACCAAAATCATTTTGGATCATCATTGGTAAAAACGTTTGGATCAAACGAAGGGGACCGTATAAATTTACGAGGAGAGTTCGGTGTAGGTCTTCACTAGTGGTATCAAAGAAGGAGCCAGGATCGGCAAATATCCCTGCATTGTTTACAAGGATATCTAATTTACCAAAACTGCCTGTGATTGTATCGAGTGCTTCGCTGATACTTTGTTCCTTGGAAACATCGAGGGGAAGGATTTCCCCTTTGCCAACGGCCTGAACTGCTGCTAAGGTATCAGCAGCCTCTCCTGGATTTCTTGCACCGATGAGAACGTAGATTCCTTGTTTAGCCAGATCAATGGAGACTTGTTTCCCAATCCCTCGGTTGGCCCCTGTGACCAGTGCAATGCGTTCCTTGGATGTTTTCATGGAATCAAATCTCCTTTGGTAGTTTTGATCTACCTTTCTTCTATAGACTGTTTTTACTTAGACTTAGAAAGTTCTGTGAGCCATTTTTCCGTTTGAGCTTCGATAAAAGCTTTGTCTGTGATCACCCACTTCGACATGAGAACATGCATTCCATTTTCCACGACTACCTTTCGGTTGAGTGGACTGGGAGTTTTATCTAATCCAAAGTTAGCATAACCTTCTAACATTTTTGGAACACTGGCAGTTGGGTCTTGTTCTTTCTCATTTTTATAGTAATACAAAAGTAAGGCGGGAGATGTTACCTTGCGAAAGACAGCGGGAACTGCAGCATAGTTTTTTAAATCATTCACACCCACAAGGGCCGAAAAATATTGTTCCGGATACCAAAAGTTATTTCTCTCTGGTAACACTTTGGGATTGTTATTGTGGGAAGAGGATCTGACTTTTCCTTTGAGTAAATGAATGAATGTGAGTCCACCAGGATAGTTGAGTATATTCAAACTCCCATCCACAGGTGCATAAAATGGATTCGCTAAAACAAGTCCATCCACTTCTTCCGGATATTCGGAAGCAAGCCAAGTGGCAAGCAGTCCTCCCATAGAACTTCCAAACACAACCACACGATCCCCTTGTGATTGCATCATGTACAAAGCTTCACGAGATGCATCTAAATAGTTGTTAAAGTTTTGGTCTCTTTGGTCTTCTTTGTTCGTTCCATGGCCTGGGAGACGAAGTAGGTAAGTATTAGCTTTAAATTTTTTAGCCAATTTTTCCATCACCTCTTCGCCTTCCGCACGGGAGGCACCAAACCCATGAATGTATAAAAATGCGAGTGGGGTTTTTTTACCAAAACTGATATAACGTTCTTCGTTTCCGGGTCTATGGTTTTTACGTTTACTCTCGGCTAACTTCTCTTGGAAGTAAACTTCAAAGTTCGCATAACTTAAGTTTGCTTTTGGTTCGTAATTGGGACGACCCGCACAGGAAACTAGGACGAGGGAAACGGTGATGAAGAAAACAGCAGACAGCTGTCGAAGGTTGTGGAATAAAGAACACGATTTAGCCATACAAATGGAAAATTTTACAATGAATTTGCTTTCTTGTAAAGAGAGAAAAACCCTTGGCACAGGAAGGGTCGTACGAAAAAAGGTAGTAAATACCCCATTCTCATAAGGAACATCCCGGAATGTATAGCCAATTCACAGAGCAACAACTTGAAATCAGAGATTTAGTTCGTAACTTCGTAAAAAAAGAAATCCCACATGAAGTCGCATTGCACTGGGATGAGAAAAACCAACACCCAACAGAACTCATCAATAAAATGCGTTCGGAACTTGGAATAAACGGACTTGTCATTCCTGAAGAATACGGTGGATGGGGACTTGGAGCGATCGAGCAGTGTTTAGCCATCGAGGAACTTTCTCGTGGATGCCTTGGAATCGCTCTCGGATTTGCATACACTGGTCTTGGAATCCTTCCAATTCTAAAAGGTGCCACTCACGAACAAAAATTAAAATGGCTTCCAGAAATTGCGGACGGAAAGTTCGGCGTTTCTTTCTGTTTGTCTGAGCCAGGTGCTGGTTCTGACGTTCCTGGTATGACCACTCGCGCTGAGAAAAAAGGCGACAAATGGATCATCAACGGTGCAAAACAATGGATCACTGGTGCATCTGATGCACAAGCTTTTACTGTATTTGCTTATACTGATAAAAATCGCGGAACACGTGGAGTTTCTTGTTTCTACGTTCCACGTAACGCAAAAGGTCTTACTGTTGGTAAAAAAGAAGACAAACTTGGAATCCGAGCGTCTTCCACTCACCAAGTGATTTTTGAAGATTGTGAAGTCGGTGAAGACGCACTCGTAGGAAAAGAAAACCTAGGTTTCGTTTATGCTCTTCAAACTTTAAATGCATCTCGTCCGTTCGTAGCGGTTATGGGTGTGGGTGTAGCACAAGCCGCTCTTGACCACGCAGCTCGTTACGCTCGTGAGAGAGAACAGTTCGGTGTTAAAATCGGAACTTTCCAAGCAGTGCAACACATGTTAGCTGATATGTCGATCAAAGTAGAAACTGCAAGAGAAATCACTTACAAAGCAGCTCGTCTTTCTGATGCAAACGATCCTAACCTTCCAAAATACTCTGCAATTGCAAAAGCATATGCTTCTGAATGTGCGGTTCAGTGTGCTACTGACGCAGTTCAAATTTTTGGTGGATACGGATATACAAAAGAGTATCCTGTTGAGAAGTTAATGAGAGATTCCAAAATCCTCACCATCTTCGAAGGAACTACACAAATCCAAAAGAACGAAATTGCAGCTTACGTAATCAAAGAAGCAGCTTCTAAAAAAGACTAAGACAAGGCGAGAGTCTGTCGAAAGGGAAAGCCTCCAGGAATGGGGGCTTTTTTTTGGGGTGGTACAAGTTGGATGTAGGTATCCCCACCCTGAATTGGGTGGGGTGAGTCCACCCGCCACCCAATGACTTCCCTATATAACACCTACCCATTTCTTTCCACCGAAATATTATATTTGCAAATTTTAATATTAGGAAGTTCATCTTTCTACATTAAATCCAGTGAATAAGCATCATATCATAGTTAAGCGATTTGGAAATTTAGGTCAAATCAACAATCATTCGTTTTTTCTGGCCACCCGGGCGGGCTAATCCGGAGTCCGCTTTTGCTCCCCCCTGATTGGCAAATGCCGAATCAGGGTGCCTTCGGCATCCTACTTATCCCTGGTGGTTTTAAATCCATCTTACGTATGTTAGTTTTAATTTTTAATAAAAACAAGGCCTTCCTCGATTTTCTTTACTTACGGAATCATCTTTCTGATTTTTGCCTCGGGTTTTTATTTAAGAAAGTTCATTCTCTATAATTGATTCATACGGATAACTCCTAGGTGTAAATCCAGCATTGTTGCCAAAATGCTTTATCGAAATTCCTAAAGAGAAAAAATAAACTTTACATGCGAATTTTTGTTCCTATGTTTTTCCCTATGTTTAAAAAAACATTATCTTTAGCGTTTGTTTTCATTGTATCTATGAATTGTGCCGGTGAGAAAAAAGACACTGATCTAACTTCCTTAGCACTACTTAGTCTTCTCGGTAGTTCCTCTGGTTATACGGGAACTTGTACAACCACTTTTGGTGCAGGAGTTCCTACTTGGATTCAAACAAGTTTCACATGTGTGACAGTGTCTGTCAGCGGATCTAATTATGTTTTTAAGTTTAACTCGCTACCAACATACAAAAGTATCTATTGGGGTTCTTCCAGTGCAGGTTACGAATCTACTATGTATGTAAACTCCGGTCAGGCAAATGCAAAAAATCCCAATTTAATTAAATCACAAAATCATACCTTAACCGTTCCAATTGATAATCAAAATACAACGGCAACAACCTCCAGTTTTGGTATGATCGGAGTATCTACTAATGGAATTGCCATTTACAATGACCAAGCAGCTCCAGGAGACTCTCTTTCTACTGAGTATTATACGTTTGATTCCTCACAAGGACATCCTACCAGTACAGGTGCTTATCATTATCATGTGGAACCACCAAAAATTTCTAACAACGATAGTAACTTAGTTGGGATAGCCCAAGACGGGTATTTGATTTTTGGGAAAAAACATAATGCGATAACGACAGGTCTGACCACAGGATTTACGTTAGGTGGTGCTAATAGCAGCACAAAATGTACTGATGCAGGTGCTAGTAATGTTGTGCCAACCTCATGGGCAGGAGCAACCAATTACAATACAACCAAAACGACAAACACGGGTTATCATTATCACGTTAATAATGGGACAGAGGTAAATGGAATCTTACTTTCTGGTAAACTCATCGGAGCAGGTGGATCTGCAAACTAATTTATCCAATTAATTAGAGTTCGTGAACCTAAAACATATTACTATTTTTATCATAATGTTTAC
This genomic stretch from Leptospira meyeri harbors:
- a CDS encoding aldo/keto reductase → MKVPQIEFPKHKFSISRLVYGIWRLHEDKEGVSPERIVQKIETCLGLGIDTFDHADIYGNFENEELFGRALAKLPSLKSKIKIITKCGIQIPGTKFSTKHYNTSKEHIRYSVERSLRKLQVDHLDVVLIHRPDPLMDPYELAEIFEVLTREGKVNHFGVSNFTISQVSMLQSVYKKPVFTNQVEFHPFHTEPLFDGTFDQAIEHKNHPMIWSPTGGGRIFSPKSEREVATVSKLKEIANGYGCSIDQVLYSWFLNHPAGLVPILGTNDPGRIQSAAECFSFPLNRVEWFSILEAARGKEVA
- a CDS encoding DUF4180 domain-containing protein; the protein is MNVRKINKNNIDIAVVDSNETLITDGSSALDLFATIQYDSGCDRFILKLSHFAEDFFDLKTGLAGIILQKIINYRMKLAIIGDFSIYSSKSLNDFIYEMNSGKDVFFLNSEEEGILRLSKV
- a CDS encoding ArsR/SmtB family transcription factor, which gives rise to MQTLDATFSALADPTRRAILMRLAKGDLTVMELAKPFNMSQPAVSKHLKVLEEAGLVSTTIRAQERPRRLETAPLKTAIDWIEKYRQMWETRYRVLDGLLIELQSIQTKGDKKNGHK
- a CDS encoding SRPBCC family protein, with translation MDTNKNEVKMKLRGETEVVFTRYFAAPRELVFDCHTKPELMKRWLIGPEGMVLDTCEQDLKVGGKYLYLYADQKGNKSGVYGTFREVIVPEKLANTENYIFDLSAFDPNAPEDPNATFESRTFTTEGNRTLMTHVCKYASPEVCKMMVESGAADGMAECYLELDKLLTQIN
- a CDS encoding adenylate/guanylate cyclase domain-containing protein produces the protein MKNSEKILDLLGLETLPTTLVAFFDSSEPSDFFRINLKNLSEVTGVPFQDLLTIFLKLVDLGIFNLSWEYHCTHCNGIPGFKHNFSELKSEGECALCEVSFRNTLDKNIEVTFTAHASFIEIPEVVFSEAKESMMAAVREKRLKMPDQFVSGLECLNNETFRELFGEQVLSVQESLAVETVSFLFTDIKGSTQMYSDLGDAKSYDIVREHFKILFAAIARNNGIVVKTIGDAVMGSFLKPIDSLNAALEAHREFASKQLSQVGYLKIKMGIHSGSAIVVNLNRSVDYFGNSVNLAARVQGSVEDHEISFTKRILEDNSVHSFLKSKRAHLRRRSENFKGINGAVDVYTLSADTIVSWTT
- a CDS encoding SDR family NAD(P)-dependent oxidoreductase, giving the protein MKTSKERIALVTGANRGIGKQVSIDLAKQGIYVLIGARNPGEAADTLAAVQAVGKGEILPLDVSKEQSISEALDTITGSFGKLDILVNNAGIFADPGSFFDTTSEDLHRTLLVNLYGPLRLIQTFLPMMIQNDFGRIVNVSSGMGQLSDMGGGYPAYRISKTAINALTNVASAEGVGKNIKINSVCPGWVKTDMGGANATRPVEQGAETIVWAATLPDNGPTGKFFRDKKEIGW
- a CDS encoding alpha/beta hydrolase, whose product is MPRVFLSLQESKFIVKFSICMAKSCSLFHNLRQLSAVFFITVSLVLVSCAGRPNYEPKANLSYANFEVYFQEKLAESKRKNHRPGNEERYISFGKKTPLAFLYIHGFGASRAEGEEVMEKLAKKFKANTYLLRLPGHGTNKEDQRDQNFNNYLDASREALYMMQSQGDRVVVFGSSMGGLLATWLASEYPEEVDGLVLANPFYAPVDGSLNILNYPGGLTFIHLLKGKVRSSSHNNNPKVLPERNNFWYPEQYFSALVGVNDLKNYAAVPAVFRKVTSPALLLYYYKNEKEQDPTASVPKMLEGYANFGLDKTPSPLNRKVVVENGMHVLMSKWVITDKAFIEAQTEKWLTELSKSK
- a CDS encoding acyl-CoA dehydrogenase family protein, which codes for MYSQFTEQQLEIRDLVRNFVKKEIPHEVALHWDEKNQHPTELINKMRSELGINGLVIPEEYGGWGLGAIEQCLAIEELSRGCLGIALGFAYTGLGILPILKGATHEQKLKWLPEIADGKFGVSFCLSEPGAGSDVPGMTTRAEKKGDKWIINGAKQWITGASDAQAFTVFAYTDKNRGTRGVSCFYVPRNAKGLTVGKKEDKLGIRASSTHQVIFEDCEVGEDALVGKENLGFVYALQTLNASRPFVAVMGVGVAQAALDHAARYAREREQFGVKIGTFQAVQHMLADMSIKVETAREITYKAARLSDANDPNLPKYSAIAKAYASECAVQCATDAVQIFGGYGYTKEYPVEKLMRDSKILTIFEGTTQIQKNEIAAYVIKEAASKKD
- a CDS encoding YHYH protein encodes the protein MRIFVPMFFPMFKKTLSLAFVFIVSMNCAGEKKDTDLTSLALLSLLGSSSGYTGTCTTTFGAGVPTWIQTSFTCVTVSVSGSNYVFKFNSLPTYKSIYWGSSSAGYESTMYVNSGQANAKNPNLIKSQNHTLTVPIDNQNTTATTSSFGMIGVSTNGIAIYNDQAAPGDSLSTEYYTFDSSQGHPTSTGAYHYHVEPPKISNNDSNLVGIAQDGYLIFGKKHNAITTGLTTGFTLGGANSSTKCTDAGASNVVPTSWAGATNYNTTKTTNTGYHYHVNNGTEVNGILLSGKLIGAGGSAN